The window GCCGCATATGCCGAGACCGAGACCTACAATAATGTCACCTGCAACCCGCGGAAGGCGTATTTCCCAGACAGTATTTTCCATGGCTTTTGTGACCTCACAAAAGCCCGGCACAACCCTGTCTATTATTATGGAATAGACTTCAGTCACCGTTATCGGCATCGGGCCTATCGTTATGATAAAACCCGAGGCAATGACTATAATCAGCACCACAGCGAGAAGAAAGAGAAGCTTCTTCCATACCGACAACGAGTGTTCTTTTTCTACTTCACTTACCTTTCCGGTCCTGGTCCGTCCTGTAGCAGGAACCTTTCTCGGGACAGGACTACGCCTCATCCTGTATTCCCTCACCGCTCCATCGCCTTTGTGCAGCCGACAGTGGTTGCAATGCTATCTGCATTCCCGACACCGGAAGTGACTACAATAAGGTTTCTCTCCTTTGCTATCTCGGTCAGTGTCTGGAACTCGCGAAGCTTCATTGCAGAAGGTGTTTTGTCATAGAGACCTGCTGCCTCGCACATACGCTCAGACGCCTGATATTCACCTTCAGCAAGGATTATGCGTGCTCTTTTCTCTCTTTCTGCCTCAGCCTGACGTGCGATTGCACGCAGCATATTTTCAGGAACAGATACGTCGCGGATTGTTACGATATCCACTTTAATTCCCCAGGGGCTTGTCACGTTCTCGATTTCGGTGTGTATCTCACGGTTTAAAGAGTCCCTGTCAGAAAGAATCGTATCAAGTTCGTTCTGGCCGAGGATGTCACGAAGCGTCGTCTGGGCAATGAGTGCCGTTGCAGCCTCGTAGTCCTCAACCTCCACTATCGCCTGGCACGCATCTGTTACATGGTAATAGATTATGGCGTCGACGTCGACACTTATGTTGTCCTTTGTTATTATCGTCTGCTTCGGAACGTCAAGCTGCCTTACTCGGAGGTCTACCCTTACAATCCTGTCGGTCGGAAAAAAGACAGGGAATATTCCGGGGCCTCTCTGGCCGACAAGCTTTCCTAACCTGAATATTACGGCACGCTCATACTGGCGTGTCACCTTTACGGACAGGAACACTACGACAATTATCACCAGAATCAGCAGTACAGCCTCAAAAATATCCACTTAAAGACACCTCCACCCTGCGGATATTACACTGGCAAAAATAGTATTATACAATAATTTAAAGTTCATTCATATTATGTAAAATATTAATAATTTTAACACTTTTGATTTGCTATTTTGTATAACAAGGCTACAGACAGGTATCCGGCCAAAACAGATTTAACCGTTTTTCAGGATCTAATCAATTAAAAAAACATAGATTACAGATTTTTAGAAAAGGTGTAAAAGAAAAAAAGAGAAACAATAAAAAATGATAATATCACACAATTTCTTCGCGAAAATGCATTTAACAGACTAAATGACTCTCCACACCATCATCCCGTGGCACCCGCGTGAAGGTGCTTTGTACATCCCGTTAACGGAGACTTCCCTGTAATATGAAAAGATTTTTTCTTTTGCACTCTCGTCAGGCTCATGGTCCCGCGAAAGGTGCATTATAGCAGCTTCAGCCGCTTTTTCAAAAGGCATCTCAACGTTTCTTCCGAAACCGTCTATTTTTACTACGGGCTCAATACCCGAGAAGTAGAGGTGCATCAGGGGAAAAAACATGTTGTACGCATGATGAATTTTGGCAGTCCTGTCGTTTTCCCGAATCCCCCCAAATACGGTCATGCAGATTTTCCTGAAGTCCTCATCGTCAGCAAAACTGAGAAAGCTTGAGTAATAGCACATGTTTTTTGAGCATGCAATCATCTTTTCAAAGCTTTTGGTGTCATTTACAGAGGCCGTCCTTGACGCTATCACAAGGTCAAAATTCCTTCTGAATCCCAGTTTGTCGATATCGGCCGTCCACCACGAGCATTCCGTCGTATCTACAGACAGACCCTCTTTCTCTGCGGTCTCTTTTATCTTTTCAAGAGAAGTAGCGGAGATATCAAGTGCAGTTACAGCTGCACCCTCCCTTGCAAGCGGCAGTGAAAGAGCGCCCATTCCGCAGCCTATATCAAGTACTGACGAGCCTTTGATGCAGAAACCGTTTTCCTTCAGAAACTGTACCGTTTCTTCGGCACTTTTCTTCAGAATTTTATCGTCACCGTGACTTTTTTCGGAATTTTTGGAACGCTTATCCCATATTTTGTTCCACATCACGGCTGTTTTGGTCTCGTCATCGTCATCATGAACCTCTGTGGTGGTCTCCTCCCACAGCCTGCTCCAGCTGTCCAGGTTGTCCTCCTGCGTCATGCCTTCCTCCCGTTCACGTTCCAGACCATCATCCCGGTATATGTAACCGATTTCGGGCCGTAAAGACCGTCTTCGGACGCGTTTCTGAAGTAGTTTCTTATTATGTCCTTTTCAGCGTCTCCAAGCTTTTCGTCGCGGTCCATCATTTCTATCGTCATATCGGCCGCTTCGGTCCAGCTGCGCTTCATCATATGCCTGGATGAAAGAATCCTCACATCCGGCCTGAAGCCGGCAAGGTAAAGGTACATAAACGGATAAATCAGACCGTTTCCGTGGCCGTGAGGGACGCCGTGCTTGTCTTTCGCCTCAAACCCTTTTTCTTCGAGAAGCTTTCCTATCTCCTCGCGTGCAGGGTCTTTTCCCGTACTGACGAAATTGCTGTAGTAGCAGAGTCCGTCTGAGCAGTCAATCATCTTTTCAAAACTTTCGATGCCGTTTATCCCCGGGGTCATTGACGCGATAACAAGGTCGAAACTCTTCCG of the Methanomicrobium sp. W14 genome contains:
- a CDS encoding class I SAM-dependent methyltransferase; the protein is MTQEDNLDSWSRLWEETTTEVHDDDDETKTAVMWNKIWDKRSKNSEKSHGDDKILKKSAEETVQFLKENGFCIKGSSVLDIGCGMGALSLPLAREGAAVTALDISATSLEKIKETAEKEGLSVDTTECSWWTADIDKLGFRRNFDLVIASRTASVNDTKSFEKMIACSKNMCYYSSFLSFADDEDFRKICMTVFGGIRENDRTAKIHHAYNMFFPLMHLYFSGIEPVVKIDGFGRNVEMPFEKAAEAAIMHLSRDHEPDESAKEKIFSYYREVSVNGMYKAPSRGCHGMMVWRVI
- a CDS encoding slipin family protein, translated to MDIFEAVLLILVIIVVVFLSVKVTRQYERAVIFRLGKLVGQRGPGIFPVFFPTDRIVRVDLRVRQLDVPKQTIITKDNISVDVDAIIYYHVTDACQAIVEVEDYEAATALIAQTTLRDILGQNELDTILSDRDSLNREIHTEIENVTSPWGIKVDIVTIRDVSVPENMLRAIARQAEAEREKRARIILAEGEYQASERMCEAAGLYDKTPSAMKLREFQTLTEIAKERNLIVVTSGVGNADSIATTVGCTKAMER
- a CDS encoding class I SAM-dependent methyltransferase, which produces MCNNENLDNWTECWKKNSKQMHGLFDENRTAEMWNKRSATFGKGRGDKDDSGNKRTEEIFRLLENAGFNPKGAKVLDIGCGPGTLSIPLAKKGASVTAVDIASGMLDRLKKTAEDEKLSIDARELSWWTADIDELGFRKSFDLVIASMTPGINGIESFEKMIDCSDGLCYYSNFVSTGKDPAREEIGKLLEEKGFEAKDKHGVPHGHGNGLIYPFMYLYLAGFRPDVRILSSRHMMKRSWTEAADMTIEMMDRDEKLGDAEKDIIRNYFRNASEDGLYGPKSVTYTGMMVWNVNGRKA